A section of the Humulus lupulus chromosome 2, drHumLupu1.1, whole genome shotgun sequence genome encodes:
- the LOC133814778 gene encoding uncharacterized protein LOC133814778, which yields MPSYVKFMKDIFSKKWRMEDYETVALTEECSAILQKKLPKKLRYPGSFTIHCPIGKFECKHALCDLGASINMMPLSVFRRLGLGEARPTTVTLLLANRYVKHPRGIIEDVFVKVDKFIFPANFIILDMEEDIDVPIILGRPFLATGQNLIDVEKGELKLRDQGDEVVFNVFKATTYLMASDSCYSVDVLDKAVLGRRVSSDALEAVLTGGEEDDDDVEMREYVKWINSYQPYKKQFEELAEGPE from the coding sequence ATGCccagttatgtgaagtttatgaaagataTTTTTTCCAAGAAGTGGAGGATGGAAGACTATGAGACGGTGGCGCTCACTGAAGAATGCAGTGCAATTTTGCAGAAGAAGTTGCCCAAAAAGTTGAGATATCCGGGGAGCTTTACTATACATTGCCCAATAGGAAAATTTGAGTGTAAGCATGCCTtgtgtgatttgggggcgagtatAAATATGATGCCTTTATCTGTATttagaagacttggtttgggtgaaGCAAGGCCAACAACAGTTACTTTATTGTTGGCGAATAGATATGTGAAGCATCCACGGGGTATCATTGAAGATGTTTTTGTGAAAGTGGATAAATTTATTTTTCCTGCTAACTTTATCATCCTTGACATGGAGGAGGATATTGATGTGCCTATTATTCTTGGAAGACCATTCTTAGCCACAGGCCAAAATCTCATCGATGTTGAAAAGGGAGAGCTTAAACTCAGAGATCAGGGGGATGAGGTGGTATTCAATGTCTTCAAGGCAACGACATATCTGATGGCAAGTGACAGTTGCTACAGTGTGGATGTGCTAGATAAAGCAGTCTTGGGAAGAAGGGTGagtagtgatgccttagaggcggTGTTGACAGGTggtgaggaagatgatgatgatgtcgAGATGAGAGAATATGTAAAGTGGATTAACTCTTACCAACCATACAAGAAGCAATTTGAAGAGTTGGCGGAGGGACCCGAATGA